Proteins encoded by one window of Acaryochloris thomasi RCC1774:
- a CDS encoding chloride channel protein — protein MWRLPTAERFRSQIDPKRFAILEACIIGLVSGLAAVILQDGIGWLGGWRIRLAAEFPAPIALPLIGLVGGLLAGWLIKNFASDAAGSGIPQVKAALAQFPVALDLQVAFVKLVSGIATLGAGLSLGRQGPTVQIGAALASQLSYWFPTAPDHRRQMIAAGAGAGLAAGFNAPIAGVLFIVEELLHDLSGLTLGTAILSSFIGAVVARVLGGQSWFLNLEQVVSDTTFSVPEIPFYIILGVLAGVLGAFFNRSLMASMNFNRRISRLDLPLRIGLAGCFCGLVISLLPTIFQDNAGLRGLLGDGTLGWQMTAIAFIVQFALTLVAYGSGAPGGLFAPSLILGAALGHLVGLSHAGLFGTEVTTTYALVGMGAFFGAVSRVPVTGIVIIFEITTDFNLVLPLMISSVVANLAAEAISQGSVYDLLLERQGIQLQADLSAGSRSMLDSLTAADIMERRVETLPHNLPLDQALKLFASSHHRGFPVVSEKGLQGIVTRTDLNLGQQQNLSATATIQEVMTPHPIVVHPKATLNEVLYWLNRSNISRLPVTEGRKLVGIITRADIIRAESEQITGEQYHQGNSGQPSYQVYRTRGPATGRGRLLVALSNPETVDLLLRLAIAIARDRDYELECVQIVVVPRNCPPSETPVRTAQSQRLLRRAVRYGKRAQISVHTQIRVAHDVAQTILEIEKQRHIDLVLMGWQGTSSMGPVINRSVQTILRKAVSDVLVVKAPQGQVVKQWQRWLVPISSGPNIQQAIQLLPALTAHSPTTDIRLCQVYAPPEVSPHQSLIDRYTQFLNRRLSGSVKGIQVCSPNVAEAIVELADVEQSDVIVLGASQAHLWKQVLLGCIPDAIATTTDRAVILVRGRGTTEVS, from the coding sequence ATGTGGCGGTTGCCAACAGCAGAGCGATTCCGGTCTCAGATTGATCCCAAGCGCTTTGCCATCCTTGAAGCTTGCATTATTGGATTGGTTTCGGGCCTCGCCGCCGTCATTCTACAGGACGGGATTGGCTGGCTCGGTGGCTGGCGCATCCGTCTGGCGGCTGAGTTCCCAGCCCCTATTGCTTTGCCTCTCATCGGTCTAGTCGGCGGATTGCTTGCAGGCTGGCTGATCAAAAACTTTGCCTCTGACGCTGCCGGTAGCGGCATCCCTCAGGTGAAAGCGGCACTGGCTCAGTTCCCGGTGGCGCTTGATTTACAGGTGGCCTTCGTCAAGCTCGTCAGCGGGATTGCCACCTTAGGCGCAGGTCTTAGTCTGGGTCGCCAAGGTCCGACGGTACAGATTGGGGCGGCCTTAGCGAGCCAACTGAGCTATTGGTTCCCCACCGCCCCAGACCATCGACGTCAGATGATCGCAGCCGGAGCTGGGGCCGGCTTAGCAGCGGGCTTTAATGCCCCGATCGCGGGCGTACTGTTTATCGTAGAAGAGCTGCTCCACGATCTGTCAGGCCTAACGTTAGGCACTGCAATTCTATCTTCGTTTATTGGTGCGGTTGTCGCTCGGGTGCTGGGGGGACAGAGCTGGTTCCTTAACCTGGAGCAGGTCGTCTCTGACACTACTTTCTCGGTCCCTGAGATTCCTTTTTATATTATTTTGGGCGTGTTGGCTGGCGTGCTGGGCGCGTTCTTCAATCGCAGCCTGATGGCAAGCATGAACTTCAACCGGCGGATTTCGCGCTTGGACCTGCCTCTGCGAATCGGGCTGGCGGGCTGCTTTTGTGGTCTGGTGATTAGCCTGCTCCCCACGATATTTCAGGATAACGCCGGACTGCGAGGACTGCTGGGCGACGGGACTTTAGGCTGGCAGATGACTGCGATCGCATTTATCGTTCAGTTCGCGTTAACACTGGTGGCCTATGGCTCCGGCGCACCGGGCGGACTGTTCGCCCCGAGTCTCATTTTAGGGGCAGCCCTAGGACACCTCGTGGGCCTTAGTCACGCAGGTCTCTTTGGAACAGAGGTCACCACGACCTATGCCCTGGTGGGTATGGGAGCATTCTTTGGGGCCGTGAGTCGAGTCCCTGTGACCGGCATTGTGATCATTTTTGAGATCACCACCGACTTCAATCTGGTGCTACCTCTGATGATTAGCTCTGTCGTGGCAAACCTCGCTGCAGAAGCAATCAGTCAAGGCTCTGTTTATGACCTGTTGCTAGAACGGCAGGGGATTCAACTCCAGGCCGATCTGTCTGCGGGATCGCGCAGCATGCTCGATAGCCTAACGGCAGCAGACATCATGGAGCGACGGGTCGAAACGTTGCCCCACAATTTACCTCTAGATCAAGCTCTGAAGCTGTTCGCTAGCTCCCATCACCGAGGCTTCCCGGTGGTTTCAGAGAAGGGACTGCAGGGGATTGTTACCCGCACCGATCTCAACCTTGGGCAGCAGCAAAATCTTAGCGCCACCGCAACGATTCAGGAAGTGATGACGCCTCACCCGATTGTGGTGCATCCGAAGGCGACCTTGAACGAAGTTCTCTATTGGCTAAACCGCTCCAATATTAGTCGTCTGCCCGTAACTGAAGGGCGCAAGCTGGTGGGCATCATCACGCGGGCCGATATCATTCGGGCTGAATCGGAGCAGATTACGGGCGAGCAATACCACCAAGGGAACTCTGGGCAGCCATCCTATCAGGTCTATAGAACCCGAGGACCAGCAACAGGACGGGGGCGTTTGCTGGTGGCGCTCTCGAATCCCGAGACGGTGGATTTGCTGTTGAGACTTGCGATCGCAATTGCCCGAGATCGAGACTATGAACTAGAGTGCGTCCAGATTGTGGTGGTACCGCGCAACTGCCCACCCTCAGAGACTCCAGTGCGGACGGCGCAAAGTCAGCGATTGCTGCGTCGTGCGGTTCGCTATGGTAAGCGAGCGCAAATCTCAGTCCATACCCAGATTCGAGTCGCTCATGACGTTGCCCAAACCATTCTAGAAATCGAAAAACAGCGTCATATTGATCTGGTTTTGATGGGCTGGCAGGGCACCTCCAGCATGGGGCCAGTCATCAATCGTTCAGTCCAAACTATTTTGAGAAAAGCGGTCAGCGATGTGTTGGTGGTCAAAGCCCCTCAGGGGCAGGTGGTGAAACAGTGGCAACGTTGGCTTGTTCCCATTTCTAGCGGGCCAAATATTCAGCAGGCGATTCAGTTGCTGCCGGCTTTGACGGCCCATAGTCCCACGACTGATATTCGGCTGTGTCAGGTCTACGCGCCGCCGGAGGTTTCTCCCCATCAAAGTCTCATCGATCGCTACACTCAGTTCCTCAACCGTCGTCTGTCAGGAAGCGTCAAAGGCATTCAAGTCTGCTCCCCCAACGTTGCCGAGGCCATTGTCGAGCTTGCAGACGTTGAACAGTCTGATGTCATTGTGTTGGGGGCCAGTCAGGCCCATCTTTGGAAACAGGTGTTGTTGGGGTGTATCCCAGATGCGATCGCAACCACCACCGACCGCGCCGTAATTTTAGTCCGAGGGCGCGGAACGACTGAGGTATCATAG
- a CDS encoding diheme cytochrome C: MQQRRVWVLALILMLWSGLAGWGLTQAQNAAAQNLVAQAEVGTVDVVPQSLQLAQEVYLEQCSSCHVALPAETFPSQTWQQLLVDQNHYGVTLPRLINPELGLTWKYLQAYSRPQSPDDQIPFRFRQSKTFRILHPRVEFSEPVTVDTCASCHPAASQFNFRQLTPEWDDAP; encoded by the coding sequence ATGCAACAGCGGCGAGTCTGGGTTTTAGCGCTAATTCTCATGCTATGGAGCGGCTTAGCAGGCTGGGGGCTAACGCAAGCTCAAAATGCAGCCGCGCAGAATCTCGTCGCCCAAGCAGAAGTCGGAACCGTTGATGTGGTGCCTCAAAGTCTGCAGCTCGCTCAAGAAGTCTATTTAGAGCAGTGCAGTTCCTGTCATGTTGCTTTGCCCGCAGAGACCTTTCCCAGTCAAACTTGGCAGCAGCTACTCGTCGATCAAAATCATTATGGCGTTACGCTACCTCGTCTCATTAACCCCGAACTGGGATTGACCTGGAAATATTTGCAGGCTTATTCCCGTCCCCAATCTCCTGACGACCAGATTCCCTTCCGGTTTCGACAATCCAAAACCTTCAGAATTCTCCATCCTCGGGTCGAGTTTTCTGAACCCGTCACAGTTGACACCTGCGCGAGCTGCCATCCAGCGGCCTCTCAATTTAACTTTCGCCAGCTCACGCCTGAATGGGACGATGCGCCATAA
- the grpE gene encoding nucleotide exchange factor GrpE: MRSSDYTERLYQLMQQVNLTSFSALYQSTGLPRSQIRRLRQGKIQTLPVASLVMLSHALKTPLSQLLEQFTPPGEPRPVGSEVGSPELLSLKTEYQRLQQKLEQQQQDLEQSFQQAALQVLEPWLLYWPTAAYKAKQDPQAPAIKILPLLRPLEQLLEAWGIRPIGAVGEETSYDPQQHQPMQGIIETNDVVQVRYVGYRRGDQLLYRAKVSRI; encoded by the coding sequence ATGCGTTCGTCTGACTATACAGAGCGGCTATACCAGCTGATGCAGCAGGTGAACCTCACCAGCTTTTCGGCCCTCTATCAATCAACGGGACTGCCTCGGAGCCAAATTCGGCGCCTGCGGCAGGGGAAAATACAGACGTTGCCAGTGGCTTCGCTAGTGATGCTTAGTCACGCGTTAAAAACGCCCCTCTCTCAATTATTGGAGCAATTCACGCCACCAGGTGAACCACGGCCCGTTGGCAGTGAGGTAGGCTCTCCAGAACTGTTATCTCTAAAAACTGAGTATCAGCGTCTGCAACAGAAGCTAGAGCAACAGCAGCAAGACCTAGAGCAGAGCTTTCAGCAAGCTGCGCTGCAAGTTCTGGAACCGTGGCTGCTCTACTGGCCGACTGCCGCCTATAAAGCCAAGCAAGACCCTCAGGCACCTGCTATTAAAATTCTGCCCCTCTTGCGTCCGTTGGAACAGCTTTTGGAAGCCTGGGGCATCAGGCCCATTGGTGCAGTGGGCGAAGAAACTTCCTATGATCCGCAACAGCACCAACCGATGCAGGGCATTATCGAAACGAATGATGTTGTGCAGGTGCGATACGTGGGCTATCGGAGAGGTGACCAGCTTCTCTATAGGGCCAAGGTCAGCCGCATATAG
- a CDS encoding carbonic anhydrase: MEDLVRGLEEFKQRYVSKHHALFEELAHGQKPRVLFITCADSRVSPNLLTQTDLGELFVIRNAGNIIPPFGAANGGEGATLEYAISALGIEQVIICGHSHCGAMKGLLKLNKLQEGMPLVYDWLKHAESTRRMVVDNYPEAKGEELVEILVAENVLIQIDNLKTYPVVRSRLQQGKLQIYAWVYHIETGEVLAYDAETHTYLPPQSLLSDSLPTRPQTEHPRYSRTHAPPVACEIPAGRLQQGESSAHPAQQPVPYRFGVPS; this comes from the coding sequence GTGGAAGATCTCGTTCGTGGCCTCGAAGAATTCAAGCAGCGCTACGTATCTAAACATCATGCTCTCTTTGAAGAACTCGCCCACGGCCAAAAGCCACGTGTGCTATTCATTACCTGTGCTGATTCACGGGTTTCTCCGAATCTGTTAACCCAAACTGACCTGGGTGAGCTATTCGTGATTCGCAACGCCGGTAACATCATTCCACCCTTCGGTGCAGCCAATGGCGGAGAAGGCGCAACCCTCGAATATGCCATCAGCGCCCTCGGTATTGAGCAGGTCATCATCTGTGGTCATTCCCACTGTGGAGCAATGAAAGGGCTACTCAAGCTCAACAAGCTCCAGGAAGGAATGCCCCTAGTTTATGACTGGCTTAAACATGCTGAATCAACGCGGCGGATGGTGGTCGATAACTATCCCGAAGCCAAAGGTGAAGAGTTAGTCGAGATTCTAGTTGCCGAGAACGTCTTAATTCAAATTGACAATCTCAAAACCTATCCGGTGGTGCGCTCGCGGCTGCAGCAGGGCAAACTGCAAATCTATGCTTGGGTTTACCACATTGAGACAGGCGAAGTCTTAGCCTACGACGCTGAGACCCATACCTATTTGCCACCCCAAAGCCTGTTATCAGACTCTCTGCCCACTCGGCCACAGACTGAACATCCCAGATATAGTCGAACCCATGCGCCCCCAGTTGCCTGTGAGATTCCGGCTGGACGACTGCAGCAAGGGGAATCCAGCGCTCATCCAGCGCAACAGCCTGTGCCCTATCGCTTTGGGGTGCCTTCTTGA